A region from the Brachyspira hampsonii genome encodes:
- a CDS encoding tetratricopeptide repeat protein: MKKDFIFLAAVVFLLISCASAVKISVEEEQYPKIIAEKGYTEFGNKNYKTAIAYYQYIIDNFDRENYAKDVAWAYYEIGFCYYYQKKYEEALEYFDIVLNNFTVLPPKILAQKVIQDIYEEKPKLRPQEIIEEEVEIIEENIDS; the protein is encoded by the coding sequence GTGAAAAAAGATTTTATTTTTTTAGCGGCGGTTGTTTTTTTATTGATTTCATGTGCTTCAGCTGTTAAAATTTCTGTAGAGGAAGAACAATATCCTAAAATAATAGCTGAAAAAGGATATACTGAATTCGGTAATAAAAATTATAAAACTGCTATAGCCTATTATCAGTACATAATAGATAATTTTGATAGAGAAAATTATGCTAAAGATGTTGCTTGGGCTTATTATGAAATAGGTTTTTGCTATTATTATCAAAAAAAGTATGAAGAAGCTTTAGAATATTTTGATATAGTCTTGAATAATTTTACGGTTTTACCTCCTAAAATTTTAGCTCAAAAGGTTATTCAGGATATTTATGAAGAAAAACCTAAATTAAGACCTCAGGAAATTATTGAAGAGGAAGTAGAAATTATTGAAGAAAATATAGACTCATGA
- a CDS encoding tetratricopeptide repeat protein, producing the protein MKKEISITKSIILSFLLLSILSIFIILFVYILYSRGEGEDYALSTYVLSSLIFFKSYIPYVIALSVYLSFFKAKYLYQESISKVIAYPIGLIVLLVCFYAVYDYSFTNMFISKLKEYNSIRDAKIYYEYELKLKNEAYESAKEQLMAGNLDAASSLAEEALFYDNNDGNTLLLIKSIQKEKMTKEAELYKEKFNNITNLMSLGTREFSLSNYNSASKYFSQVLELDNNNPMALYYMNRINIAMNRKPLYYGNLTPQEASIYAKLSETIDMYESGYLWIAYENISKLYLNYPNIAEINNYYSIIRDAITRYNFFIKEAQEIREAYIDNTDLLKNSSSFSHNGINLMLSKNVLLSSASSAMFKNSLYMFDISLMELDDELKIVRCDNFLYGKIADSFNSTNNTKNIILKAYFDTNKNEYIYNDAVSKVIPINISYSTLDIIKNYTSINLKYVNLLELFTLRKEIQKIGYSDKDINFELLVKNIEPIAYLLLFMIIAYYSFRFRLAASTDKFHFYNRITGVLGTLLFVTVYKVLINYLAMLMLMASHITISVIIAVFVFAFLILYVIFQMARIPRDVR; encoded by the coding sequence ATGAAAAAAGAAATTAGTATTACTAAGAGTATTATATTAAGTTTTCTCTTACTTAGTATTTTAAGTATATTTATTATACTTTTTGTATATATATTGTACAGCAGGGGAGAGGGGGAAGATTATGCTCTTTCTACTTATGTTCTCTCTAGTTTGATATTTTTTAAAAGCTATATACCGTATGTAATAGCATTATCAGTCTATTTATCATTTTTTAAAGCTAAATATTTATATCAGGAAAGTATATCAAAGGTTATAGCTTATCCTATAGGATTGATTGTTTTACTTGTTTGTTTTTATGCTGTATATGATTATTCTTTTACAAATATGTTTATTTCCAAGCTGAAAGAATACAACAGTATTAGAGATGCAAAAATATATTATGAATATGAATTAAAATTAAAAAATGAAGCCTATGAATCAGCAAAAGAACAATTGATGGCAGGAAATTTGGATGCTGCATCTAGTTTGGCAGAAGAAGCTTTGTTTTATGATAATAATGACGGAAATACTCTTTTGCTCATTAAGTCTATACAAAAAGAAAAAATGACTAAAGAGGCTGAACTTTATAAAGAAAAATTTAATAACATAACTAATTTAATGAGTTTAGGTACTAGAGAGTTCAGTTTATCTAATTATAATTCAGCAAGTAAATATTTTAGTCAGGTATTAGAATTGGATAATAATAATCCTATGGCATTATACTATATGAATAGAATTAATATAGCGATGAATAGAAAACCTCTGTACTATGGTAATCTTACTCCTCAGGAAGCATCTATATACGCTAAATTGTCAGAAACTATTGATATGTATGAAAGCGGATATTTATGGATAGCTTATGAAAATATTTCTAAGCTTTATTTGAATTATCCTAATATAGCGGAAATAAATAATTATTATTCTATTATAAGAGATGCTATAACTAGATATAATTTCTTTATTAAAGAAGCCCAGGAGATTAGAGAGGCATATATTGATAATACGGATTTATTGAAAAATTCTTCTTCTTTCAGTCATAATGGTATAAATTTAATGCTAAGTAAAAATGTTTTACTCTCTTCAGCATCTAGTGCAATGTTTAAAAATAGTTTATATATGTTTGATATTTCACTTATGGAATTAGATGATGAATTGAAAATTGTAAGATGCGATAATTTTCTATACGGAAAAATAGCTGATTCTTTTAATTCTACAAATAATACTAAAAATATAATATTAAAGGCATATTTTGATACTAACAAGAATGAATATATATACAATGATGCTGTCAGCAAAGTTATTCCTATTAATATATCATATAGTACATTAGATATTATTAAGAATTATACTTCTATAAATTTAAAATATGTTAATTTATTGGAGCTTTTTACTTTAAGAAAAGAAATTCAAAAAATTGGATATTCAGATAAGGATATTAATTTTGAACTTTTAGTTAAGAATATAGAACCTATAGCTTATTTATTATTATTTATGATAATAGCATATTATTCATTCAGATTCAGACTTGCCGCATCTACTGATAAATTCCATTTCTACAATAGGATTACAGGTGTTTTAGGTACATTATTATTTGTTACGGTTTATAAAGTTTTAATAAATTATCTTGCAATGTTAATGTTAATGGCATCTCATATAACAATTAGTGTTATTATTGCTGTTTTTGTATTTGCATTCCTTATCCTATATGTTATATTCCAAATGGCCAGAATTCCTAGAGATGTTAGATAA
- the rsmA gene encoding 16S rRNA (adenine(1518)-N(6)/adenine(1519)-N(6))-dimethyltransferase RsmA → MLDNLYSKREVTEYLKCKSIFPNKNRGQNFLCDKNIAYNIANTIPSNLSRSKYALEIGGGLGSLTNMLYSIYKDNLTIVEYDNALYNHLIEKFNDIKIIHKDILTFNIPYSENKYDIYGNIPYNIASPIIEWLLYESYDKWNYAVFMVQSDFAQRLIAKENTENYSSLTLFANFMSDIKLEFNVSKDVFYPIPKVTSSVISIIPKKADINIIEVFKSVSKTLFHNRRKTIRNNFINSPYLNINKAYIDEIFNNANIDGNIRGETLDINKVIELSNIVKEYI, encoded by the coding sequence ATGTTAGATAATTTATATTCAAAAAGAGAAGTTACAGAATATTTGAAATGCAAGTCTATATTTCCTAATAAAAATAGAGGTCAGAATTTCCTATGCGATAAAAATATAGCATATAATATCGCAAATACAATACCAAGTAATTTATCAAGATCTAAATATGCATTAGAAATAGGCGGAGGGCTTGGATCTTTAACCAATATGCTTTATTCTATATATAAAGATAATCTTACTATAGTAGAATATGATAATGCTTTATACAATCATTTAATAGAGAAGTTTAATGATATTAAGATAATACATAAAGATATATTAACATTTAATATACCATATTCAGAAAATAAATATGATATATATGGAAACATACCATACAATATAGCAAGTCCTATAATAGAATGGCTTTTATATGAATCTTATGATAAATGGAACTATGCTGTATTTATGGTTCAAAGTGATTTTGCACAGAGACTTATAGCAAAAGAAAATACTGAGAATTATTCTTCTTTAACTTTATTTGCGAATTTTATGTCTGATATTAAATTGGAATTTAATGTTTCAAAAGATGTGTTTTATCCTATTCCAAAGGTTACTTCATCAGTTATAAGCATTATACCAAAAAAAGCTGATATTAATATAATTGAAGTATTTAAATCTGTTTCAAAAACTCTATTTCATAATAGAAGAAAAACTATACGAAATAATTTTATTAATTCTCCATATTTGAATATAAATAAAGCATATATTGATGAAATATTTAATAATGCAAATATTGACGGCAATATAAGAGGCGAAACTTTAGATATAAATAAAGTTATAGAACTTTCTAATATAGTAAAGGAATATATTTAA